In Bythopirellula goksoeyrii, a single window of DNA contains:
- a CDS encoding HU family DNA-binding protein, producing MAKVAAKKPPTKTEIYANVAEATGLTKKDVSAVFDALNDEITKALGKKGPETFTIPGLCKIVVQKKPATPAREGINPFTGEKTMFKAKPARNIIKIRPLKKLKDMV from the coding sequence ATGGCGAAAGTTGCTGCAAAAAAACCACCAACCAAGACCGAGATCTATGCGAATGTCGCTGAGGCAACCGGCCTGACGAAGAAAGACGTCAGCGCGGTTTTCGACGCACTAAATGACGAGATCACCAAAGCACTAGGCAAGAAGGGTCCCGAGACCTTCACGATTCCTGGCTTGTGCAAGATCGTTGTTCAGAAGAAGCCTGCCACGCCGGCACGCGAAGGCATCAACCCCTTCACCGGAGAAAAGACAATGTTCAAGGCCAAGCCGGCCCGCAACATTATCAAGATCCGCCCGCTTAAGAAACTGAAGGATATGGTTTAA
- a CDS encoding HEAT repeat domain-containing protein translates to MIGVYQCASNVLSRPQGRFLCAAPRFGLQLLILLVWALPICRGVTPESAEVRELVDKGLKFLESHTDERLGGRCLIALAFLKNGASPDHPRIKEAVAACKATNAQDLLQENSLYSNGLAIIFLAELDPIKYRSLIEQFAGTLTNRQKPNGGWGYESYQTGDTSQTQYAILSYWELMQVGMAPKVESVEAGANWLLRTQDPSGSWGYQGKDPGSFKLEKQTGVTVSMLAAGLGSTLISANILGALMPGEETEVDASEKQSLPTALQEAEDNRVKKIRTLSGGSLDRNQVLKAVADGKKWFEKNFKGVEHAEYPYYMLYSIERYKSFEDFLESNVNEEPTWYQTGYQYIKEKMKEDGSVASKSGDECGTAFAILFLVRSTQQSIKASLGEGTLVGGRGLSANLARMKLQKGRLIKERKPTEIDNFLGLLESSAGPELDALLSESSGIDVENITPEEIRRLEQLVKTGSPEVRLMAVEALSQLRNLDYVPSLLYALTDPDKRVVRSARDGLQYVSRRFEGYGPSDNFTDKERYDSLEQWKNWYRRVRPNASLAP, encoded by the coding sequence ATGATCGGTGTTTACCAGTGCGCGTCGAACGTCCTTAGTCGTCCTCAAGGTCGATTCCTTTGCGCCGCACCAAGGTTTGGTCTTCAGCTGTTGATCTTGCTCGTGTGGGCCTTGCCCATCTGCCGAGGGGTTACTCCAGAAAGCGCTGAAGTTCGAGAACTCGTGGACAAGGGACTCAAGTTTTTGGAGTCCCACACCGACGAACGATTGGGAGGGCGCTGCCTGATAGCGCTGGCTTTCCTCAAGAACGGGGCGTCTCCTGATCACCCTCGGATTAAAGAAGCTGTTGCTGCCTGTAAAGCTACCAATGCCCAAGACCTATTGCAGGAAAACAGCCTCTACAGCAATGGGCTGGCTATCATTTTCCTAGCGGAACTCGATCCCATCAAATATCGAAGTCTCATCGAACAATTTGCGGGTACCTTGACCAATCGCCAGAAACCGAATGGCGGTTGGGGCTATGAATCGTATCAGACTGGCGATACTTCCCAGACTCAGTATGCAATCCTTTCCTACTGGGAATTGATGCAAGTTGGCATGGCCCCCAAAGTAGAATCGGTCGAGGCGGGAGCCAACTGGCTATTGCGCACGCAAGACCCTAGCGGGTCGTGGGGATATCAGGGAAAAGACCCGGGTAGCTTCAAGCTTGAGAAACAGACTGGGGTCACGGTGAGTATGCTGGCGGCAGGGCTGGGAAGTACTCTCATTTCTGCCAACATTCTGGGCGCCTTAATGCCTGGCGAAGAAACCGAGGTAGATGCATCGGAAAAACAGTCTCTTCCAACGGCCTTGCAGGAAGCTGAAGACAATCGAGTGAAGAAGATACGTACGCTTTCCGGTGGATCCCTCGATCGCAATCAGGTTCTTAAGGCGGTGGCCGACGGCAAAAAGTGGTTTGAGAAGAATTTCAAGGGAGTAGAGCACGCGGAGTATCCCTACTACATGCTGTACTCCATAGAACGGTACAAAAGCTTCGAAGACTTTCTAGAAAGCAACGTCAACGAAGAACCGACTTGGTATCAGACGGGTTATCAATATATCAAAGAGAAAATGAAGGAAGATGGATCAGTAGCCAGTAAGTCTGGAGATGAGTGTGGAACTGCATTCGCCATATTATTCTTGGTACGCTCAACACAGCAAAGCATCAAAGCAAGTCTAGGAGAAGGGACTCTTGTGGGCGGCCGTGGCTTGAGTGCTAACTTAGCAAGAATGAAACTGCAAAAAGGCCGGCTAATTAAGGAAAGAAAGCCGACAGAAATAGATAACTTCTTGGGGCTGCTGGAATCATCAGCCGGACCGGAACTCGATGCACTTCTGAGTGAAAGCTCGGGGATTGATGTGGAGAATATCACTCCCGAAGAGATTCGTCGTTTGGAACAGTTGGTGAAAACCGGCTCGCCTGAAGTACGGCTGATGGCTGTGGAAGCCCTCTCGCAACTTCGCAATCTAGATTACGTTCCTTCCCTGCTCTATGCGCTGACGGATCCAGACAAGCGAGTTGTCCGCTCTGCCCGCGATGGCTTGCAATATGTCAGCCGACGATTTGAGGGATATGGTCCCTCCGATAATTTTACCGACAAAGAGCGCTATGATTCCTTGGAACAATGGAAGAACTGGTATCGGCGTGTCCGACCCAATGCGTCACTCGCTCCTTGA
- a CDS encoding MotA/TolQ/ExbB proton channel family protein, whose product METLFGILNNCVYGILALLALWGAYCVILVWRRVGQVRFADEEDQDEFLSELEQALEMNNYGAVSELCEDDRRALPQLALYAVNNRNIGYAKLRRRVAERFQQDVLSDVEHRLSWVGTVIKSAPMIGLLGTVMGMMGAFANLSSGDKVDTVQMASDIQFALITTALGLAIAVPLVLSTASINIRIRKMEDLVGVGMSRLFEALKFAEA is encoded by the coding sequence ATGGAAACTCTCTTTGGAATTCTGAATAATTGCGTCTATGGCATCTTGGCCTTGCTTGCGTTGTGGGGTGCCTACTGCGTCATCCTCGTCTGGCGTCGAGTGGGTCAAGTCCGCTTTGCTGATGAGGAAGATCAAGACGAATTCTTGAGCGAGTTGGAACAGGCCCTTGAGATGAATAACTATGGGGCTGTTTCTGAACTTTGCGAAGATGACCGGCGAGCTCTCCCTCAACTTGCTTTGTACGCAGTAAATAATCGAAATATTGGCTATGCCAAACTTCGCCGCCGCGTGGCAGAACGTTTTCAGCAAGACGTGTTGTCAGACGTTGAGCATCGCCTGAGTTGGGTGGGCACGGTCATCAAGAGTGCCCCCATGATCGGCCTCTTAGGCACGGTCATGGGTATGATGGGTGCTTTCGCCAACCTTAGTAGCGGCGACAAGGTCGATACCGTTCAAATGGCTTCGGACATCCAATTTGCTTTGATTACGACTGCCTTGGGTCTGGCCATTGCAGTTCCCTTGGTGCTGTCGACTGCGAGTATTAATATCCGCATTCGCAAGATGGAAGATCTGGTGGGTGTCGGCATGTCGAGACTATTTGAAGCATTGAAGTTTGCTGAAGCTTAG
- a CDS encoding ExbD/TolR family protein: protein MNDSQSDNVSETDDWLEAGSGVMPTRSSRVEDAEMDITPMIDITFLLLIFFLVCSTPDQKTAIELPKAKYGKGVGERNSVIITVSDEGIDNAPVYLGDGKIDSARLTDDPDEQGDLIVEAVEKGRQEENKENVVIKADRNVAYREVARVVKAVSRVEGAKIFLAVMESN from the coding sequence GTGAATGATTCGCAATCTGACAACGTATCTGAGACGGATGATTGGCTAGAGGCTGGTAGCGGCGTCATGCCAACTCGTAGCTCGCGGGTCGAAGATGCGGAGATGGATATCACTCCGATGATCGACATCACATTCTTGCTATTGATCTTTTTTCTGGTTTGCTCGACTCCGGATCAGAAAACTGCGATCGAACTACCCAAAGCCAAATATGGTAAGGGAGTAGGCGAACGCAACTCGGTGATCATTACTGTCAGTGATGAGGGAATAGACAACGCCCCTGTCTATCTGGGGGATGGCAAGATTGATTCGGCCCGTTTGACTGACGATCCTGACGAGCAAGGGGATTTGATTGTCGAGGCGGTCGAGAAGGGCCGGCAGGAAGAAAACAAGGAAAACGTTGTAATTAAAGCAGATCGAAATGTAGCTTATAGGGAAGTTGCGCGCGTCGTGAAGGCGGTCTCACGTGTCGAGGGTGCTAAAATTTTCCTCGCAGTAATGGAATCAAACTAG
- a CDS encoding ExbD/TolR family protein: protein MAEETHYSEDAITRHRSHSGEDDMDLTPMVDVTFLLLIFFMITAAFALQKSLEVPPVKEDEAAASQSVDDLEKDSIVVRVDEDNVFWISGPSAPEEQRATSVQEMIIKLRKVREESSTGAAKMLVQANGDARHEFVVAALDAGTGVGMEEIRLMSYEEGDFDF from the coding sequence ATGGCAGAAGAAACTCATTACAGCGAAGATGCCATCACTCGCCACCGATCTCATAGTGGTGAAGACGACATGGACTTGACCCCCATGGTCGATGTGACTTTCTTGCTTTTGATCTTCTTCATGATCACCGCAGCATTTGCCCTCCAGAAATCTTTGGAAGTTCCTCCTGTGAAGGAAGATGAGGCAGCCGCCTCTCAGTCCGTTGACGATCTTGAGAAAGATTCAATCGTCGTTCGAGTTGATGAAGATAACGTTTTTTGGATCTCTGGTCCCTCGGCGCCGGAAGAGCAGCGTGCAACGAGTGTGCAGGAAATGATCATCAAGCTTCGCAAAGTGCGTGAAGAAAGCTCTACCGGTGCTGCTAAAATGTTGGTGCAGGCCAATGGCGATGCACGACATGAATTTGTCGTAGCCGCACTTGATGCGGGTACAGGCGTGGGAATGGAAGAAATCCGGCTGATGAGTTACGAAGAAGGCGATTTCGATTTTTAG
- a CDS encoding outer membrane protein assembly factor BamB family protein — protein sequence MKTSDFLDILEQRKLAPADIVGKLRAKAEKDKDRVTPKAILKYLVKKEIVPRSVAYQLLKTTLTVSSNAESSIMGFVPLPETPLAGSVIDEDVETLAPVDSGQNVRIDQIDKETAESSDVRDDGSEYAVPESPHLSSLASLSSVAKAQDETEAAFDEAIPEPAKRKKTKKKKGKKNEWDSSLILYGGGGLLVLIISGILIYYLLNRENADLVLQQASDYFESGSYTQAINQYEHFIEGNKGHPQFSSAKVRLGMARLWKDTSSNDYENALQTAQDVLDDIQDEPDFRSAQRDLASLVPKIAQGLATQAESTADLDVAKQRVAQTRSALSLAMNTKYIPKEFRDEVQLDEIEQTLLRVERSRQQNVDLSDALAKIDKALTEQDISTAYDLHSQLLEKHPALMHDETLAGKVKSISDAEAQAIQFVPETKEAADGPRQSPLVASLTLADQQVTSPSGAEGTIAVRLSGAVYALQANDGKLLWREFLGDDPHSFPIQLPGGDYLVSDVLHNELMRVNAETGNVVWRLPFDTAVMQPVVAGEKVFVASREGKLYVVDLASGESTGFIQFSQKLAVPPTVDQRRQRLYIPGSHSSLYTISTNDYSCLGVYYLGHSPDSIAVPVAKILNKVIVAANTGISTSELSVLSTGEEGLPQALQAERRLTGTVDTPLLADGRRLVVLTSLGQISVYDISSGDGEESLSRIAERDPEGESSIAHFGLLVEGDLWIAGQELTRLAILPTGNRIQVRNLDNDFSGDVFDNPLQLVGNTVIHVRRPAGQGGGIVSAVDATSGKTHWQTQLAVPLAGAPSVDPIGAQITAITATGAGYLLDRQAMTQRVQNQADHLSGRQRKLPAFATSVDLGQGKLASGVIDSDKVLLFRPDAPRGPLELISLPAPLAAGLVAWQNGFVAPTQVGQVYLMSSEDGQLSGSPFQPPLEANQSVDWLTPAVFGSSEDAQLVITDGKNKIYLIEQIAEPEPHLSAVKEESLAELRLNTPLAISGDVAIAGTEEGSVALFDLPALSARDPLSVDGQIAWGPFAVEGGFVFTTDASELMFVQEDGVIAWKTPLGKRLPAGTPLADNGSLTIAWQLAGISRMSLADGQEQAHTALDQAIVAGPIQFGQRLVLAASDGTLLIVNQPTP from the coding sequence ATGAAGACATCTGATTTTCTCGACATACTGGAACAACGCAAGTTAGCACCTGCAGACATTGTCGGTAAGCTCCGCGCTAAGGCTGAGAAAGACAAGGATCGAGTTACGCCCAAGGCCATCTTGAAGTATTTGGTAAAGAAGGAAATTGTCCCCCGCTCGGTGGCCTACCAACTTCTGAAGACTACCCTCACGGTTTCGTCCAATGCCGAGTCCAGCATCATGGGGTTTGTCCCATTGCCGGAGACTCCACTGGCGGGATCCGTGATCGATGAGGATGTCGAAACATTGGCTCCGGTAGATTCGGGGCAAAACGTCAGAATTGATCAAATCGACAAAGAGACTGCGGAGTCGAGTGATGTCCGGGACGATGGCTCAGAGTATGCCGTGCCGGAAAGCCCTCATCTCTCTTCGCTGGCATCTTTGTCGAGTGTTGCCAAGGCGCAGGACGAAACGGAAGCCGCTTTCGACGAGGCGATTCCTGAACCAGCCAAACGCAAGAAGACGAAAAAGAAGAAGGGGAAAAAGAACGAATGGGATTCTTCGCTAATTCTCTACGGAGGTGGAGGATTACTAGTGCTCATTATTTCGGGCATTTTAATCTATTATCTATTGAACAGAGAGAATGCAGATCTGGTACTTCAGCAAGCGAGCGACTATTTCGAGAGCGGATCTTATACCCAAGCAATCAATCAATACGAACATTTCATCGAGGGAAACAAGGGGCATCCCCAATTTAGTTCAGCGAAAGTCAGACTAGGCATGGCTCGCCTCTGGAAGGATACGAGCTCAAACGATTATGAAAATGCGTTGCAGACAGCTCAAGACGTTCTCGATGACATTCAAGATGAACCAGATTTTCGATCAGCACAACGCGATCTGGCGTCGCTTGTCCCGAAAATTGCTCAAGGTTTGGCGACTCAAGCCGAGTCAACGGCCGACCTCGATGTAGCCAAGCAAAGAGTGGCACAGACTCGCTCAGCGCTTTCCCTGGCGATGAATACGAAATACATTCCTAAGGAATTTCGCGATGAAGTACAATTAGATGAGATTGAGCAAACTTTACTTCGCGTCGAACGCAGCAGACAGCAGAACGTCGATCTATCAGACGCGCTAGCGAAGATTGACAAAGCACTTACAGAGCAAGATATCTCGACTGCCTATGATCTGCATAGTCAGCTATTAGAGAAACATCCGGCGCTCATGCATGACGAAACTTTGGCTGGCAAAGTAAAGTCCATATCTGATGCCGAAGCACAGGCAATTCAATTTGTTCCAGAAACCAAGGAAGCTGCCGATGGCCCTCGGCAGAGTCCCTTGGTTGCATCGCTCACGTTGGCAGACCAGCAGGTAACCTCTCCAAGTGGGGCTGAAGGCACAATTGCTGTCCGCCTCTCAGGGGCCGTCTATGCCTTGCAAGCTAACGATGGAAAGCTCCTATGGCGTGAGTTCCTGGGGGACGATCCTCATAGTTTTCCCATTCAACTCCCCGGTGGTGACTATCTCGTCAGCGATGTGCTGCACAACGAATTGATGAGAGTAAATGCTGAAACTGGAAATGTAGTCTGGCGACTTCCGTTTGACACGGCAGTTATGCAACCGGTCGTCGCTGGAGAAAAGGTTTTTGTTGCAAGTCGCGAGGGAAAGCTGTATGTCGTAGACCTTGCTTCAGGAGAGAGTACGGGATTCATACAGTTTAGCCAGAAACTAGCGGTGCCGCCGACAGTCGACCAGCGCAGGCAGCGTTTGTATATTCCCGGATCCCACTCCAGTCTCTATACAATCTCGACAAACGATTACTCATGCTTGGGTGTCTACTACCTGGGACATAGTCCTGACAGCATCGCCGTTCCAGTAGCAAAGATCTTGAACAAAGTTATTGTTGCTGCCAATACGGGAATTTCGACCAGTGAGCTGTCGGTACTCTCCACCGGTGAGGAGGGTCTTCCTCAAGCATTACAAGCAGAGAGAAGGCTAACAGGAACTGTCGATACGCCATTGCTAGCCGATGGAAGACGCCTAGTGGTCCTTACCAGTCTGGGGCAGATCTCAGTATATGACATCTCAAGTGGCGACGGGGAAGAATCGTTAAGTCGTATCGCGGAGCGCGATCCCGAGGGTGAGTCGTCGATAGCACATTTCGGACTCCTCGTAGAGGGCGACTTGTGGATAGCAGGTCAGGAACTTACAAGGTTGGCCATCCTTCCTACCGGAAATCGGATTCAGGTTCGGAATCTAGATAACGACTTCTCAGGTGATGTCTTCGATAATCCACTCCAACTAGTAGGAAACACCGTCATTCACGTCCGTCGTCCAGCGGGGCAGGGAGGGGGAATTGTGTCGGCCGTTGACGCAACTTCCGGGAAGACTCATTGGCAGACTCAACTTGCCGTACCGTTGGCAGGTGCGCCTTCGGTTGACCCGATCGGGGCGCAGATCACAGCAATCACCGCTACAGGGGCAGGTTATTTACTTGATCGCCAGGCGATGACACAGAGGGTGCAAAATCAAGCAGACCACCTTTCGGGCAGGCAGAGAAAGCTACCTGCCTTCGCTACTAGTGTGGATCTAGGTCAAGGCAAACTTGCGTCTGGTGTAATAGACTCAGACAAGGTCTTGCTCTTCCGTCCTGATGCACCTCGGGGGCCGCTCGAATTGATCAGTCTTCCCGCTCCATTGGCGGCCGGTTTAGTTGCTTGGCAGAATGGATTTGTTGCACCTACGCAAGTAGGTCAGGTTTATCTTATGAGTAGCGAAGATGGGCAGCTAAGTGGTTCGCCATTTCAACCACCGCTCGAAGCCAATCAAAGCGTAGATTGGCTTACCCCAGCCGTGTTTGGATCTAGCGAAGACGCCCAATTAGTCATCACTGACGGCAAGAACAAAATATATCTTATTGAGCAGATTGCCGAGCCAGAGCCTCATTTGTCAGCCGTAAAGGAAGAATCACTCGCTGAATTGAGGCTCAATACTCCCCTGGCGATAAGCGGCGACGTAGCTATCGCGGGTACAGAAGAAGGCTCGGTAGCCCTTTTTGACCTGCCAGCCCTCTCCGCAAGAGATCCTCTCAGCGTGGATGGTCAGATTGCTTGGGGGCCGTTTGCCGTTGAAGGAGGCTTTGTGTTCACCACGGACGCAAGTGAGCTAATGTTCGTGCAAGAAGATGGTGTGATCGCTTGGAAGACACCTTTGGGCAAAAGGCTCCCGGCAGGTACGCCATTGGCTGACAACGGCAGTCTCACTATTGCCTGGCAATTGGCGGGGATCTCGCGTATGAGTCTCGCTGATGGACAAGAACAAGCACACACAGCCCTAGACCAGGCGATTGTTGCAGGACCGATACAATTCGGTCAGCGGCTTGTACTAGCTGCCTCGGATGGCACGCTTTTGATCGTAAACCAACCCACTCCGTGA
- a CDS encoding ABC transporter substrate-binding protein yields the protein MSDRFAKHHRLSCLSITLITLVVACASHPLAAAEEKKAAERLIDQYPFDRITLDAANDNAVLDVQLLEFPDRVVPNPFPTSGSLEIRRLSDPTKKYTLNWSAIAKIDLYEHLVLNEALTHIQSRKLGEAYTNLDFLHKNYPELAGLQQATEEYLYRDALDTYSENRFDESLAILSSLYDVNAQRQGLTKAVEGVSNRLITHLLENDDYRAARVVLDSLDNGFSQLPLDNIASWQRKFSSDAQSQLEVARRAMDKQDYAGARKAIRRAVAILPQLDDAQELLAEVERLSPQMLIGVGQLSLAHSSAPLQTWADKRVSRLLSPAFVELVGVGAEGGEYDCRWANIERDDTGLNLSITLNEKAQELGITAAGMVLQLLKMADSSSDYYRADFAEAFHKVEILDGREVLLEWRYPPVKPIAYLQIPLFQLAKDATHAADYRIAQGDELPDTVRFEATAEDGFRGPQVIVEERFNSDEAAILALSRGDIEFLEDIAPWNYSRMGQIRGITVSAYRMPTVHVLLGNYDSPIVRRREFRRSLCYGIDRQKLLSEVIAGGNSRPGFRVLSAPIPAGITIGDAIGYGYKQQLQPHPYEPRLAAVLNTTARLAVAKKSAKTEISEDSKDEAKPAIPEAEPLILIHSANDVARTMCQLIKQQLSAIGIPLDVREISLTDNLDELQWDLRYAELAFEEPLVDAQRLFGPGGLAGRCSPSMNLALVSLNRATNWNDARSRLQQIHQIAFDDLPVIPLWQTPKYFATQKSLSGVGRSPVTLYQNVSQWQKTFQPGEQ from the coding sequence ATGTCGGATCGTTTCGCCAAACACCACAGGCTCAGTTGCTTGAGTATTACACTCATAACACTGGTAGTGGCATGCGCTTCTCATCCTCTAGCGGCTGCTGAGGAAAAAAAAGCTGCAGAGCGGCTAATCGATCAATACCCTTTCGATCGGATTACCCTTGATGCCGCGAATGACAATGCAGTCCTTGATGTGCAACTACTAGAGTTTCCTGATCGAGTTGTACCGAATCCTTTTCCAACGAGCGGGTCACTTGAAATTCGACGACTAAGCGATCCCACAAAAAAATACACTCTCAATTGGTCTGCTATTGCCAAAATCGATCTGTACGAGCATCTCGTACTAAATGAAGCACTGACACATATCCAGTCACGAAAACTGGGAGAGGCTTACACTAACCTAGATTTCTTGCATAAGAATTATCCCGAGCTTGCCGGACTTCAACAAGCCACCGAAGAATATCTGTACCGCGATGCGCTTGACACTTATTCAGAGAATCGCTTTGACGAGTCTTTAGCGATTCTTTCCTCCCTATATGATGTGAATGCTCAAAGGCAAGGCCTGACAAAAGCTGTTGAAGGAGTTTCAAACCGTCTCATCACGCATCTTCTTGAAAATGATGATTATAGGGCGGCCCGGGTGGTGTTGGATTCTCTCGACAACGGGTTCTCACAACTTCCACTTGACAATATTGCTAGTTGGCAGCGGAAATTCTCTTCCGATGCACAGTCGCAGTTGGAAGTGGCTCGACGGGCCATGGACAAGCAAGATTACGCTGGCGCCCGAAAGGCGATCCGCCGCGCTGTTGCAATATTGCCACAGCTGGACGATGCACAAGAATTATTGGCAGAGGTCGAACGGCTTTCGCCTCAAATGTTGATAGGCGTGGGGCAGCTCTCGTTGGCTCACAGTTCGGCCCCGTTGCAGACATGGGCAGACAAGCGCGTTTCACGACTATTGTCCCCCGCGTTTGTGGAGTTGGTAGGGGTGGGAGCTGAAGGGGGAGAGTATGACTGCCGTTGGGCAAATATCGAAAGGGATGATACGGGTTTAAATCTGAGTATCACACTGAACGAGAAAGCTCAAGAGTTGGGGATCACAGCTGCCGGAATGGTGCTTCAACTCTTGAAAATGGCAGATTCTTCGAGCGACTACTACCGTGCTGATTTCGCAGAGGCGTTCCACAAAGTCGAAATCCTCGATGGCAGAGAAGTGCTATTAGAATGGCGGTATCCACCAGTAAAGCCGATCGCCTATCTGCAGATTCCGCTATTTCAACTAGCCAAGGATGCGACACATGCCGCCGATTATAGAATTGCGCAAGGTGACGAACTGCCAGATACTGTTCGGTTTGAAGCCACCGCTGAAGATGGCTTTCGTGGTCCGCAGGTGATTGTGGAAGAAAGGTTTAATAGTGATGAAGCGGCCATTCTCGCACTCAGCCGCGGAGACATTGAGTTCTTGGAAGATATCGCTCCCTGGAACTACAGTCGGATGGGGCAGATTCGCGGCATCACGGTTTCTGCCTATCGCATGCCGACGGTGCATGTCCTGCTAGGCAACTACGATTCGCCAATAGTTCGTCGGCGGGAGTTTCGGCGGTCACTTTGCTATGGCATTGATCGACAAAAACTGTTGTCAGAAGTCATTGCTGGTGGAAATAGTCGGCCAGGCTTTCGTGTTCTTAGTGCACCCATCCCAGCGGGAATTACGATCGGAGATGCCATTGGGTATGGATACAAGCAGCAGTTACAGCCCCATCCCTATGAACCACGATTGGCGGCAGTACTTAATACCACTGCAAGGCTTGCCGTTGCCAAGAAATCAGCCAAGACAGAGATATCTGAGGATTCTAAAGACGAGGCAAAGCCCGCGATTCCTGAGGCAGAGCCTCTCATCTTGATTCATTCGGCAAACGACGTCGCTCGCACGATGTGTCAGCTAATCAAACAACAGCTGTCAGCCATTGGCATTCCACTCGACGTGCGTGAGATTTCACTAACTGACAATCTGGACGAGCTTCAATGGGATCTGCGTTATGCAGAGCTTGCATTCGAAGAACCGCTGGTTGACGCACAGCGGCTTTTTGGGCCGGGGGGTCTAGCAGGCCGCTGTAGCCCGAGCATGAATCTTGCCCTTGTCTCACTCAATAGGGCTACCAACTGGAACGATGCCCGCAGCAGACTCCAACAGATACATCAAATCGCGTTCGACGACCTCCCTGTGATCCCTTTGTGGCAAACGCCGAAATACTTTGCCACTCAGAAGTCCTTGTCGGGAGTTGGCCGATCACCGGTTACGTTGTACCAGAACGTTTCCCAATGGCAAAAGACATTTCAGCCGGGGGAACAATAG